A portion of the Luteolibacter rhizosphaerae genome contains these proteins:
- the purC gene encoding phosphoribosylaminoimidazolesuccinocarboxamide synthase, giving the protein MEPLYEGKAKRLWATEDPNVLRMEFKNDATAFNGEKKAQFEDKGRLNNAISTLIYGFLEKEGVPTHFVRQIDDTNVEVHKVDILMVEVIIRNLSAGSFCKRTGMEEGVPFSQPIIEFCIKSDELGDPLINDDYIRELKLAAPEELAFLRESALKVNSILGKFFAECGLKLVDFKLEFGRLAINPKTIVLADEISPDGCRLWDLKTGEKMDKDRFRRDLGGVMEAYAEVLERVKLAVK; this is encoded by the coding sequence ATGGAACCGCTCTACGAGGGAAAGGCGAAGCGACTTTGGGCCACGGAAGACCCGAACGTGTTGCGCATGGAGTTCAAGAACGATGCCACCGCCTTCAACGGCGAGAAGAAGGCGCAGTTCGAGGACAAGGGGCGGCTCAACAACGCGATCAGCACGCTGATCTACGGCTTCCTTGAGAAGGAAGGCGTGCCGACCCACTTCGTCCGCCAGATCGACGACACCAACGTGGAAGTCCACAAGGTCGATATCCTGATGGTTGAGGTGATCATCCGCAATCTCTCCGCCGGCAGCTTCTGCAAGCGCACCGGCATGGAAGAAGGCGTCCCCTTCTCCCAGCCGATCATCGAGTTCTGCATCAAGAGCGATGAACTCGGCGATCCCCTCATCAACGACGACTACATCCGGGAGCTCAAGCTGGCGGCACCGGAAGAACTCGCCTTCCTCCGCGAATCCGCGCTCAAGGTGAACTCCATCCTCGGCAAGTTCTTCGCCGAATGCGGGCTCAAGCTCGTCGACTTCAAGCTGGAGTTCGGCCGCCTTGCCATCAATCCGAAGACCATCGTCCTCGCCGATGAAATCAGCCCGGACGGCTGCCGCCTCTGGGATCTCAAGACCGGCGAGAAGATGGACAAGGACCGCTTCCGCCGCGATCTCGGCGGGGTCATGGAAGCCTACGCCGAGGTGCTCGAGCGGGTGAAGCTGGCGGTGAAGTAA
- a CDS encoding NAD+ synthase, whose product MKVGIAQVNGVIGDFPGNVKRLLHAYRECLEQGADIVVTPELSLVGYPPRDLVFKSQFVPKCLQALDYLAGEVKEIPLLVGYVDHNDSGKPGKPFRNAAAFLHKGEIRAKIWKTLLPTYDVFDERRYFEPGESCEPILWNGLCLGVTICEDIWTEEFLHRPLYDRDPVRELCGKGVDFLLNLSASPFHLGKPELRREMMAEVAKEAGVPVIYANAVGANDQLVFDGHSLVASADGRIAVQMPGFSESCVTVDLDSLPAGEADLPQPVAAGQLYDALVLGLRDYVTKCGFRSVCLGLSGGIDSALTAVLAADALGAENVHGLTMPSPFSSGGSVDDSVALAETLGIRCDIVPIKDTFTSVKEAMAPLFAGTKEDVTEENMQARIRGLYLMSLSNKFGHLLLTTGNKSELAVGYCTIYGDMCGGLAVISDLPKMRVYELSRWINREREIIPWNTIDKPPSAELRPDQKDQDTLPPYEVLDGILELYVERHLSAEEIVEHGYEESIVRWIQRRVDLNEWKRQQAAPGLRVTSKAFGMGRRMPIVQRF is encoded by the coding sequence ATGAAGGTTGGCATTGCGCAGGTGAATGGAGTGATCGGGGATTTCCCCGGCAATGTGAAGCGGCTGCTCCACGCTTATCGCGAATGCTTGGAGCAAGGCGCCGACATCGTCGTGACGCCGGAGCTATCCTTGGTCGGCTACCCGCCGCGCGATCTGGTCTTCAAATCCCAATTCGTCCCGAAGTGTCTGCAAGCACTCGACTATCTGGCAGGCGAGGTGAAGGAGATCCCGCTCCTCGTCGGGTATGTGGACCACAATGACAGTGGCAAACCGGGCAAGCCCTTCCGCAATGCCGCCGCCTTCCTCCACAAAGGCGAGATCCGTGCAAAGATCTGGAAGACCCTGCTACCGACCTACGATGTCTTCGACGAGCGCCGCTACTTCGAACCCGGCGAATCCTGCGAGCCCATCCTCTGGAATGGGCTGTGCCTCGGCGTGACGATCTGCGAGGATATCTGGACCGAGGAGTTCCTGCATCGCCCGCTCTACGATCGTGATCCCGTTCGCGAGCTGTGCGGAAAGGGAGTGGATTTCCTGCTCAACCTCTCCGCCTCCCCCTTCCATCTCGGCAAGCCCGAGCTACGCCGCGAGATGATGGCGGAGGTCGCCAAGGAAGCGGGCGTCCCGGTGATCTATGCCAACGCGGTGGGCGCGAATGACCAGCTTGTCTTCGATGGCCATTCCCTCGTCGCTTCCGCGGATGGCCGGATCGCCGTGCAGATGCCGGGCTTCAGCGAAAGCTGCGTGACGGTGGATCTTGATTCCCTGCCCGCCGGTGAAGCGGACTTGCCACAACCCGTCGCTGCCGGACAACTGTATGATGCCCTTGTGCTGGGCCTCCGGGACTATGTGACCAAGTGCGGATTCCGCAGCGTCTGTCTGGGGCTGAGCGGCGGCATTGATTCGGCCCTGACCGCCGTTCTGGCCGCCGATGCCTTGGGCGCGGAGAATGTGCATGGGCTCACCATGCCGAGCCCCTTCTCATCCGGCGGCAGCGTGGACGATTCGGTCGCCTTGGCCGAAACGCTCGGGATCCGATGCGATATCGTGCCGATCAAGGACACCTTCACCTCGGTCAAGGAGGCCATGGCACCTCTCTTCGCTGGAACCAAGGAAGACGTGACGGAAGAGAACATGCAGGCGCGCATTCGCGGCCTTTATCTCATGTCACTCTCGAACAAATTCGGCCACCTGCTGCTCACCACCGGCAACAAAAGCGAGCTCGCCGTGGGCTATTGCACGATCTACGGGGACATGTGCGGCGGCCTCGCCGTAATCTCGGATCTCCCGAAGATGCGCGTCTACGAGCTCTCCCGCTGGATCAACCGCGAGCGCGAGATCATCCCTTGGAACACGATCGACAAGCCGCCGAGCGCGGAACTGCGCCCTGACCAAAAGGATCAGGACACGCTGCCACCCTATGAGGTGCTTGATGGCATTCTGGAACTCTATGTCGAACGCCACCTCTCCGCGGAAGAGATCGTGGAGCACGGCTACGAAGAAAGCATCGTGCGCTGGATCCAGCGGAGAGTCGACCTGAACGAGTGGAAGCGCCAACAAGCCGCCCCCGGCCTACGGGTAACCTCGAAAGCGTTCGGAATGGGCCGGCGGATGCCGATCGTCCAGCGCTTCTGA
- a CDS encoding OsmC family protein yields MVEIKIDYQGDLHCQAVHGPSGTVLETDAPVDNNGRGESFSPTDLVATALGVCMATVMGIVSKRKEIDLEGMKVDVKKHMSTDTPRRISKLEVDIHMPLSGDHPERKMLEATGNGCPVHQSLHPDVIQEIRWHWQ; encoded by the coding sequence ATGGTTGAGATCAAGATCGATTACCAAGGGGACCTCCACTGCCAGGCGGTCCACGGGCCCTCCGGAACCGTGCTCGAAACCGATGCCCCGGTGGACAACAACGGCCGCGGCGAATCGTTCTCGCCGACCGATCTGGTCGCCACCGCACTGGGGGTCTGCATGGCCACCGTCATGGGCATTGTCTCGAAGCGGAAGGAGATCGATCTGGAAGGCATGAAGGTGGATGTGAAGAAGCACATGTCCACCGATACGCCACGGCGCATCTCGAAGCTGGAGGTGGATATCCACATGCCGCTCTCCGGTGATCATCCCGAGCGCAAGATGTTAGAGGCGACCGGTAACGGTTGCCCGGTGCACCAGAGCCTGCATCCGGATGTGATCCAGGAGATCCGTTGGCACTGGCAATAG
- a CDS encoding endonuclease/exonuclease/phosphatase family protein, with translation MKTQISGSLIAVFCCAALHAAPKSITLNSSSYPAGSPITATFNGGPGNDDDWIGIFPASITNPSTGTYLDWRYTNGTQTAGGNLKSGSITFANPTLAPGNYKVWFLADNGYSKIAGPAQFSVTPAGGPGRPQWVVPSFIQRHAVAGQAYSGKVHAYAYDPDLGDVLSFSKISGPAWLQVGASGAISGTPAGSDAGQASFVLRATDLLGNNRDVTMTIPVFQSGQEQISSVRVMSYNLWHGWGQVDQGMTKGLRSIIEADVDIIGTQETVGSGGYCVQTIANELGWFYSPTGSGDSGIASRYPITATYTAGNGIAKGARIRLCSQPLREVVIFNTHLDYLRYGPYEAKRAGSTNASVLAEELASQRDEQIAAVLSGMSSHLSSADSVPVFLTGDLNCPSHLDWTAANSAAHYGKVVQWPVTVAVANAGMTDSFRQLFPNPAQTPAITWSPLYSSPNEPQDRIDFVFHKGAPVTPASAEIFTNGVQSNGYVYGDDISGARGNTWPSDHAAVVVDFNLAWP, from the coding sequence ATGAAAACCCAAATCTCCGGCAGCCTTATTGCCGTCTTTTGTTGTGCGGCGCTCCATGCCGCGCCGAAGTCCATCACTCTCAACTCAAGCTCCTATCCCGCGGGAAGCCCGATCACCGCGACCTTCAACGGCGGGCCGGGGAACGATGACGACTGGATCGGGATCTTTCCGGCGAGCATCACGAATCCTTCCACCGGAACCTACCTCGACTGGCGTTACACGAACGGGACCCAGACGGCGGGCGGTAACCTCAAGAGTGGCAGCATCACCTTCGCCAATCCCACGCTGGCACCGGGCAACTACAAGGTCTGGTTCCTGGCTGACAACGGATACTCCAAGATCGCCGGACCAGCGCAATTCAGCGTGACCCCTGCGGGTGGACCGGGACGACCGCAATGGGTGGTGCCATCCTTCATCCAGCGTCATGCCGTCGCGGGCCAAGCCTACAGCGGCAAGGTCCATGCCTACGCTTACGATCCGGATCTCGGGGATGTGCTTTCGTTCTCGAAGATCTCCGGCCCGGCATGGCTCCAAGTCGGGGCCTCGGGAGCGATTTCCGGTACGCCGGCCGGATCCGACGCAGGGCAGGCTTCCTTCGTGCTGCGGGCGACCGATCTGTTAGGCAATAACCGGGATGTCACGATGACGATTCCGGTGTTCCAATCGGGCCAGGAGCAAATCTCCAGCGTCCGCGTGATGTCTTACAATCTCTGGCACGGCTGGGGCCAGGTAGATCAGGGCATGACCAAAGGACTCCGCTCGATCATCGAGGCGGATGTGGATATCATCGGCACTCAGGAAACGGTGGGTTCGGGTGGCTACTGCGTGCAGACCATCGCGAACGAACTAGGCTGGTTCTACAGCCCTACCGGCTCGGGCGATAGCGGCATTGCAAGCCGCTACCCGATCACCGCCACCTACACCGCGGGCAATGGAATTGCGAAGGGCGCCCGAATCCGGCTTTGTAGCCAGCCCCTGCGCGAGGTCGTGATCTTCAATACCCATCTGGACTACCTGCGCTACGGTCCATACGAGGCGAAGCGAGCGGGGTCCACCAACGCCAGCGTGCTGGCGGAAGAACTGGCCTCGCAGCGCGACGAGCAGATCGCGGCCGTGCTCAGCGGAATGTCCAGCCACCTTTCCTCCGCGGATAGCGTGCCGGTCTTCCTCACCGGAGATCTCAATTGCCCCTCCCATCTCGATTGGACCGCGGCCAATTCCGCCGCGCACTACGGCAAGGTGGTGCAATGGCCGGTCACGGTGGCGGTGGCAAATGCGGGCATGACCGACTCGTTCCGTCAGTTGTTCCCGAATCCGGCCCAGACTCCGGCGATCACTTGGTCCCCGCTCTACAGCAGCCCGAACGAGCCGCAGGACCGGATCGACTTCGTCTTCCACAAGGGCGCGCCAGTCACTCCCGCGAGTGCGGAGATCTTCACCAATGGCGTGCAGAGCAACGGCTACGTCTATGGTGACGATATCAGCGGCGCGCGCGGCAATACCTGGCCGAGCGACCACGCCGCGGTGGTCGTGGACTTCAATCTCGCCTGGCCCTGA
- a CDS encoding SPFH domain-containing protein, which yields MIADILFSVGIVVAGILVIAIGVYLFLGVRYIPHRRVGIIEKLWSASGSLTEGRIIALNGEAGYQAKVLRGGLYFGYPFWKFNIHKVPLVTVAEGRIGYVYARDGQPLLPIQTLGHIVDCNGFQDAVGFLEHGGQRGRQRGILREGVYAINTAVFMVITETGVHTGPISTEESRMAQFWREELQNQNGFTPVIVGDPKGKQNEPPKPNGLAESDNVGVVTIHDGPSLEAGDVIAPEVRDGQGGSGHNYFQDPEVFLKLGGRRGKQLQVLTDGTYFINRWFATVELKPKTLIPIGYVGVVIGYFGGDGTDVTGANFRYGEQVESGRRGVWKQALTPGKYALNPYALKVELVPTVNFVLRWISGQTETHKYDENLASIPIITADGYEPLLPLSLVLHIDYQKAPRVVQRFGDVNRLISQTLDPILTAYFRDVAQSSNMLDLLTQREEIQRLATEELGRRFEGYDINCVAVLIGRPESVHRRDGEDPIDALFDQLRQRRLAEEQKETFAKQQEAAARLKELNQAQAEAARQTHLTETQIEIQVAANRGSAQLAEAERLAKREIAMAEGQARVAELVGQGEAARIRQIAEAEAGKIARVGEAEAEVSRQKVAAYGDNRLYALNLVASELAHSQQPLVPEKLVMLGGEGRDAAQAGVFQAMMGLLTAWDNLKDTTEVETVPIDPSKAA from the coding sequence ATGATTGCTGACATCCTGTTCAGCGTGGGGATCGTCGTGGCCGGTATTCTGGTCATCGCGATCGGGGTCTATCTCTTCCTGGGCGTGCGCTACATACCGCACCGCCGGGTGGGGATCATCGAAAAGCTGTGGTCCGCCAGCGGTTCGCTGACGGAGGGCCGGATCATCGCCTTGAATGGCGAGGCCGGTTATCAGGCCAAGGTGCTGCGAGGTGGCCTCTACTTTGGCTATCCCTTCTGGAAGTTCAATATCCACAAGGTGCCTCTGGTAACGGTGGCGGAAGGCCGTATCGGCTACGTCTATGCCCGTGATGGACAGCCCTTGTTGCCGATTCAGACGCTGGGGCACATCGTCGATTGCAACGGCTTCCAGGACGCGGTCGGATTCCTTGAACACGGAGGCCAACGCGGTCGCCAGCGGGGCATCCTGCGCGAGGGTGTCTATGCCATCAATACGGCCGTGTTCATGGTAATCACCGAAACCGGCGTGCACACCGGCCCGATCTCCACCGAGGAGAGCCGCATGGCCCAGTTCTGGCGCGAGGAGCTTCAGAACCAGAACGGCTTCACGCCCGTGATCGTGGGCGATCCGAAAGGCAAGCAGAACGAACCGCCGAAGCCGAATGGTCTGGCCGAGTCCGACAACGTCGGCGTGGTCACGATTCACGATGGCCCCTCACTTGAAGCGGGTGATGTGATTGCTCCCGAGGTCCGCGATGGCCAAGGCGGCTCCGGCCACAATTACTTTCAGGATCCCGAGGTTTTCCTGAAGCTTGGTGGTCGTCGCGGCAAGCAGCTCCAGGTGCTGACGGACGGCACCTATTTCATCAACCGCTGGTTTGCCACGGTGGAACTCAAGCCGAAGACCCTGATCCCAATCGGCTACGTGGGCGTGGTGATCGGCTATTTCGGGGGCGATGGGACGGACGTGACCGGCGCGAATTTCCGCTACGGCGAACAAGTGGAAAGCGGTCGCCGCGGGGTATGGAAGCAAGCCCTCACCCCTGGCAAGTATGCGCTCAATCCCTATGCCCTGAAGGTCGAGCTGGTGCCTACGGTGAACTTCGTACTTCGCTGGATCAGCGGGCAGACGGAGACCCACAAGTATGACGAGAACCTCGCGAGCATCCCGATCATCACCGCGGACGGCTACGAGCCCCTGCTGCCGCTCAGCCTGGTGCTGCACATCGATTACCAGAAGGCACCGCGCGTGGTGCAGCGCTTCGGCGATGTGAACCGCCTGATCAGCCAAACCCTCGACCCGATCCTTACCGCTTACTTCCGGGATGTGGCCCAGAGCAGTAATATGCTCGACCTGCTGACCCAGCGCGAGGAGATCCAGCGCCTCGCTACCGAGGAACTCGGCCGCCGCTTCGAGGGCTACGACATCAACTGCGTGGCCGTGCTGATCGGCCGACCGGAGAGCGTTCATCGCAGGGATGGGGAAGACCCCATCGACGCCCTCTTCGATCAACTGCGCCAGCGTCGTTTGGCCGAGGAACAGAAGGAAACCTTCGCCAAGCAGCAGGAAGCTGCCGCCCGTCTGAAGGAGCTGAATCAAGCTCAAGCAGAAGCCGCGCGCCAGACCCACCTGACCGAAACCCAGATCGAGATTCAAGTCGCGGCGAACCGTGGCTCGGCCCAACTCGCGGAAGCCGAGCGCCTCGCCAAGCGCGAGATCGCCATGGCGGAGGGCCAAGCCCGCGTGGCCGAGCTCGTGGGCCAGGGTGAAGCCGCGCGCATCCGCCAGATCGCGGAGGCCGAGGCCGGGAAGATCGCCCGGGTGGGTGAGGCGGAAGCCGAGGTCAGCCGCCAGAAGGTGGCGGCCTACGGTGATAACCGTCTCTATGCGCTGAACCTCGTGGCCAGTGAGTTGGCCCACAGCCAGCAACCGCTGGTCCCGGAGAAGCTCGTGATGCTCGGCGGGGAGGGGCGCGATGCCGCCCAAGCCGGAGTTTTTCAGGCCATGATGGGATTGCTGACCGCTTGGGACAATCTGAAGGACACCACGGAGGTCGAGACGGTGCCGATCGATCCTTCCAAAGCGGCGTGA
- a CDS encoding right-handed parallel beta-helix repeat-containing protein: MTLEEARRTLGLSADEDISPRLAELEAARNRIAELVRTAPNDTIALRYQDGLIEFERALAVLEEQAERDREAKKRQEWMSAATGVQVEEPKRAGEIPDLPLPEPPTTAPAPEVTARPAAKTQPLPEAPVRELPSEDPEPVLTRRRSGVGRAVFALLVLGGGSAWYLYQQNEERHHLHIMERVAFLEGLGAKMIDSRQWPEADAVYKEIEELAPGSKPAVLGRRSIEAGMEEEQRQFVGYWSGEAIAAFELGRLEDAANAARKVLEKYPNQKEVADLLEKVELARSTQARETLVNAASTAIQKRRWDEAESRAKELSEAFPGDVQAKQLLGEIAAGREKDAKDRLRAKELFAAAKVRDQGRFDRDALEWLREAVALAPGDPEIDALYQKMASYTRTLQVPGDYSSLSEALASARDRDRIVVAEGVWAGPIVVDKAVTLEGAGREKTILEVEAATSTTATFGRQSSGSRISGITFRHRGFDSGEDRFSALMVRGAEVTMNDCRIADSSGHGLAVVEAGQVAATRCVFENNGWDGVAVRGAGSRIEFTQCESVGNFGHGFDLWEGGAGAIHECVARDNSANGILVETTAENVVVANSDLRANREYGIVVSSAGSGRIHGNQCRENLLGGIAVRFAATRVTIENNSLQKNHGPGLALERGLSEPAYATNRADGNAGGKNTVTNADFSSGE, from the coding sequence ATGACTTTGGAGGAAGCACGGCGCACGCTCGGACTGTCTGCAGACGAAGATATCTCCCCCCGTTTGGCCGAGCTTGAAGCCGCGCGCAATCGGATCGCGGAGCTCGTACGCACGGCACCGAACGATACCATCGCCCTGCGCTATCAAGACGGCTTGATCGAGTTCGAACGCGCGCTCGCCGTGCTCGAAGAGCAAGCGGAGAGGGATCGGGAGGCGAAGAAGCGCCAGGAATGGATGTCCGCCGCCACCGGCGTGCAGGTGGAGGAGCCCAAGCGGGCCGGGGAGATTCCGGACTTACCTTTGCCGGAGCCTCCGACGACAGCCCCCGCTCCCGAAGTCACGGCACGGCCAGCAGCGAAGACCCAGCCCCTGCCCGAAGCACCGGTCCGCGAACTGCCGTCGGAAGACCCGGAGCCTGTCCTCACCCGTCGCCGCAGCGGAGTCGGGCGTGCAGTTTTCGCACTGCTGGTGCTCGGCGGAGGTTCCGCATGGTATCTCTACCAGCAGAACGAGGAGCGCCACCACCTCCACATCATGGAGCGCGTCGCCTTTCTGGAAGGCCTCGGAGCCAAGATGATCGACTCCCGCCAGTGGCCGGAGGCGGATGCCGTTTACAAGGAGATCGAGGAACTCGCTCCCGGCTCCAAGCCCGCCGTGCTCGGTCGCCGCAGCATCGAGGCCGGCATGGAGGAAGAGCAGCGCCAGTTCGTAGGCTACTGGTCCGGCGAAGCCATCGCCGCCTTTGAGCTGGGTCGGTTGGAAGACGCCGCGAATGCCGCCCGCAAGGTGCTGGAGAAGTATCCGAACCAAAAGGAAGTCGCGGATCTTTTGGAAAAGGTCGAACTGGCGCGCAGCACGCAGGCGCGGGAGACGCTGGTGAATGCCGCCAGCACCGCGATCCAGAAGCGGCGCTGGGACGAAGCGGAATCCCGGGCCAAGGAACTCTCCGAAGCTTTCCCGGGCGATGTCCAGGCCAAGCAACTGCTCGGGGAAATCGCAGCCGGACGCGAGAAGGACGCGAAGGACCGCCTGCGGGCCAAGGAACTCTTCGCCGCTGCCAAGGTGCGCGACCAAGGACGCTTTGATCGGGATGCCTTGGAGTGGCTCCGCGAGGCCGTGGCCCTAGCGCCCGGCGATCCCGAGATCGACGCGCTTTACCAGAAGATGGCGTCTTATACCCGCACCCTGCAGGTACCGGGAGATTACTCTTCGCTCAGCGAAGCACTCGCCTCCGCGCGCGATCGCGACCGTATCGTGGTGGCCGAGGGCGTCTGGGCCGGGCCCATCGTGGTGGACAAGGCGGTTACCTTGGAAGGCGCGGGGCGTGAGAAGACGATCCTCGAAGTTGAGGCGGCCACCAGCACCACGGCGACCTTCGGCCGGCAATCCAGCGGTTCGCGGATCAGCGGGATCACCTTCCGCCATCGCGGCTTCGATTCCGGCGAGGATCGCTTCTCCGCGCTGATGGTCCGCGGGGCGGAGGTCACGATGAATGACTGCCGGATCGCGGATTCCTCCGGGCACGGCTTGGCGGTCGTGGAGGCCGGACAGGTGGCAGCCACCCGCTGCGTCTTCGAGAACAACGGCTGGGACGGCGTGGCCGTCCGCGGGGCCGGGAGCCGGATCGAGTTCACCCAATGCGAGTCGGTCGGGAACTTCGGCCACGGCTTCGATCTCTGGGAAGGCGGTGCGGGAGCCATCCACGAATGCGTGGCGCGCGACAACAGCGCGAATGGCATTCTGGTGGAAACCACCGCGGAGAACGTGGTGGTGGCCAACAGCGACCTCCGCGCGAACCGTGAATACGGGATCGTGGTGTCCTCAGCCGGTTCGGGCCGGATTCATGGCAACCAGTGCCGCGAGAACCTTCTCGGTGGCATCGCAGTCCGCTTCGCCGCCACGCGGGTGACTATAGAGAACAACAGCTTGCAGAAGAACCATGGTCCCGGACTCGCCCTTGAGCGGGGCCTGAGCGAGCCCGCTTACGCCACCAACCGGGCGGACGGCAACGCCGGCGGGAAAAACACGGTCACGAACGCCGACTTCTCGAGCGGCGAGTAA